The Streptomyces sp. NBC_00224 genome has a window encoding:
- a CDS encoding lytic polysaccharide monooxygenase — protein MRKKKLGAAVVALAAAGTSLLATSSANSHGYTDQPLSRQKVCANGTVQNCGEIIWEPQSVEGPKGFPAAGPADGTLCAGGNSRFAQLDDPRGGTGWPTTKLTAGQTYTFRWQFTARHATTDFRYYLTKQGWDPSKKLTRAALDPQPFLTVPFYNKQPPATLSHQGTIPSGKSGRHLVLAVWTIADTGNAFYSCSDVQF, from the coding sequence ATGCGAAAGAAGAAGCTGGGCGCGGCCGTGGTCGCGCTCGCGGCCGCGGGCACCTCTCTGCTCGCCACCTCCAGTGCCAACAGCCACGGCTACACCGACCAGCCCCTGAGCCGCCAGAAGGTGTGCGCCAACGGCACGGTCCAGAACTGCGGCGAGATCATCTGGGAGCCGCAGTCGGTCGAGGGCCCCAAGGGCTTCCCGGCCGCCGGTCCCGCCGACGGAACGCTCTGTGCGGGCGGCAACAGCCGGTTCGCCCAGCTCGACGACCCGCGCGGCGGTACCGGGTGGCCCACCACCAAGCTGACGGCAGGTCAGACGTACACCTTCCGCTGGCAGTTCACGGCCAGGCACGCCACCACGGACTTCCGGTACTACCTCACCAAGCAGGGCTGGGACCCGAGCAAGAAGCTCACCCGCGCGGCGCTCGACCCGCAGCCCTTCCTCACCGTCCCGTTCTACAACAAGCAGCCCCCGGCCACCCTCTCGCACCAGGGCACCATCCCCTCCGGCAAGTCCGGGCGCCATCTGGTCCTGGCGGTGTGGACGATCGCGGACACGGGCAACGCGTTCTACTCCTGCTCGGACGTCCAGTTCTAG